From one Caldisericaceae bacterium genomic stretch:
- a CDS encoding DUF1893 domain-containing protein, translated as MNENILDIENKIKEALSEGFTFVVFDGVKVVHLDKRDGILPVFEFVKNHIDDLSTVFNFSYGDKIVGKAAAFLFVLLKPRFVYAKTLGENAIAVLKNNNLEFYYGETTPIIKSRDGKDRCPFEKAVEDTNSPTEALKKIEQTLLNLKILK; from the coding sequence ATGAATGAAAACATACTCGATATAGAAAACAAAATTAAAGAAGCACTTAGCGAAGGGTTTACTTTTGTTGTTTTTGACGGCGTAAAGGTAGTTCATTTAGATAAAAGAGACGGTATTTTACCTGTTTTTGAATTTGTAAAGAACCATATAGATGATCTATCAACTGTTTTTAATTTTTCCTACGGGGATAAGATCGTTGGTAAAGCCGCAGCCTTTCTTTTTGTCCTACTTAAGCCTCGTTTTGTGTATGCAAAGACTCTAGGTGAAAATGCCATTGCTGTATTAAAAAATAACAATTTAGAATTTTATTATGGAGAAACTACCCCAATTATCAAAAGTCGTGATGGTAAAGATAGATGTCCATTTGAAAAGGCAGTAGAAGATACTAATTCTCCAACGGAGGCACTTAAAAAGATAGAGCAAACGTTACTAAACCTAAAAATTTTAAAATAA